Proteins from a genomic interval of Rhizoctonia solani chromosome 12, complete sequence:
- a CDS encoding CK1/CK1/CK1-D protein kinase, giving the protein MDLRVGGKYRLGKKIGSGSFGDIYLGVNIISGEEVAIKLESVKAKHPQLEYESKVYKTLAGGVGVPFVRWFGTECDYNAMVLDLLGPSLEDLFNFCNRKFSLKTVLLLADQLISRVEYIHSRNFIHRDIKPDNFLMGIGKRGNQVNVIDFGLAKKYRDPKTHLHIPYRENKNLTGTARYTSINTHLGVEQARRDDLESLAYVLMYFLRGQLPWQGLKAATKKQKYDRIMEKKMTTPTDLLCRGFPNEFGIFLNYCRALRFDDKPDYSYLRKLFRDLFVREGYQYDYVFDWSVQRPGNPDDKSRRKVVGDEEGGEPKPSDRILRSQTRQMAAAAGQPTRQSSRREQEGYY; this is encoded by the exons ATGGATCTCCGTGTGGGCGGCAAATACCGCCTTGGCAAAAAGATTGGCAGCGGCTCCTTCG GTGACATTTACCTCGGTGTAAACATTATCTCTGGCGAGGAGGTCGCTATCAAGCTCGAGTCCGTCAAGGCCAAGCATCCTCAGCTCGAGTATGAGAGTAAAGTCTACAAAACGCTCGCTGGCGGCGTCGGTGTACCATTTGTCCGGTGGTTCGGTACCGAGTGCGACTACAATGCCATGGTCCTCGATCTCCTCGGCCCCTCTCTCGAGGACTTGTTCAACTTTTGCAACCGCAAGTTCTCGCTCAAGACTGTGCTCTTGCTCGCTGATCAGCTG ATATCTCGCGTGGAATATATTCACTCTCGTAACTTCATCCATCGCGACATCAAACCCGACAACTTCCTGATGGGCATCGGAAAGCGCGGAAATCAG GTCAACGTCATCGACTTTGGTCTGGCCAAGAAGTACCGTGACCCGAAGACTCATTTGCACATCCCTTACAGGGAGAACAAGAACTTGACCGGGACCGCTCGTTACACGTCTATTAATACTCACTTGGGTGTCG AACAAGCTCGTCGTGATGACTTGGAATCGCTTGCATATGTGCTCATGTACTTCCTTCGCGGGCAGCTCCCATGGCAGGGCCTCAAGGCTGCTACCAAGAAGCAAAAGTACGACCGCATCATGGAGAAGAAGATGACCACTCCCACCGATCTTCTCTGCCGTGGATTCCCCAACGAATTTGGCATCTTCCTCAACTACTGCCGTGCCCTTCGATTCGATGACAAACCAGACTACAGCTACTTGCGCAAACTCTTCCGCGATCTCTTCGTCCGCGAAGGCTACCAATACGATTATGTCTTCGATTGGTCGGTTCAACGCCCCGGAAACCCCGACGACAAGTCCCGCCGCAAGGTCGTTGGCGACGAGGAGGGCGGCGAACCCAAGCCCTCTGATCGGAT TCTCAGGAGTCAAACGAGGCAAATGGCGGCGGCTGCGGGTCAACCAACACGGCAATCGTCTCGCCGCGAGCAGGAGGGGTACTACTAA
- a CDS encoding homeobox domain protein, translating into MEQSQPARRSRRQLDHRNTARADGLDEEEIGDNGETPASSELVNQPDEMIDTPTDTQSKPRLNTGRTNKSRTVFTPEQLALLQDAFEKNPYPSREVREKLEEVTGLTPSLSTARTSPPTYSHSRSTSPSSDARPQSPRRRAHSSALLPPTGASYIGPFLPCLLGPACQSFRGTPHRGYYPEDYHTSAPISHTSGIPFPSASKHGYSLDSYASRRDMITQSSTPPSSAPTLPPVRSRPSLEWACAIERQRVRPYPKKPASRETGWSRHGNPSLDGTRSRSHSYSAAHGSSSGRKDEEDGGGSETEPEDDDVHEVFTPPQSLLALERQALVQSFGSAISASSSTNKFTSETQADLDAAMILVGMGKS; encoded by the exons ATGGAGCAATCCCAGCCTGCTCGGCGCTCAAGGCGGCAGCTTGATCATCGTAACACCGCCAGGGCCGACGGCCTCGACGAAGAGGAGATCGGGGACAACGGAGAGACTCCTGCCAGCTCAGAGCTTGTTAATCAACCGGACGAGATGATCGACACACCAACAGATACGCAGTCCAAGCCTCGTCTGAACACCGGACGCACGAACAAGTCTCGAACTGTGTTTACTCCCGAGCAACTAGCATTGCTCCAGGACGCGTTTGAAAAGAATCCGTATCCATCCCGCGAAGTCCGGGAGAAACTTGAAGAGGTTACTGGACT TACCCCTTCGTTATCGACCGCTCGCACATCTCCGCCAACATATTCCCACTCCCGATCTACGTCTCCCTCCTCGGATGCTCGGCCGCAGTCGCCTCGGCGTCGGGCTCATTCATCAGCTCTCCTTCCC CCAACCGGAGCCTCGTACATCGGGCCTTTCCTCCCTTGCCTCCTGGGCCCCGCCTGTCAATCATTCCGAGGAACCCCTCACCGCGGCTACTATCCTGAGGATTATCATACGAGCGCTCCGATTTCACATACCTCTGGCATTCCATTTCCGAGCGCTTCAAAACATGGCTATTCCCTCGACTCTTATGCGTCTCGACGTGATATGATAACTCAATCATCCACGCCTCCATCCTCAGCTCCCACGCTCCCGCCTGTCAGATCAAGGCCGTCGCTCGAATGGGCGTGCGCTATTGAACGGCAGCGTGTTCGCCCGTATCCTAAAAAGCCGGCCTCCCGCGAGACGGGATGGTCAAGGCATGGCAATCCTAGTCTTGATGGAACTCGCTCACGTTCTCATAGTTACTCTGCAGCTCACGGTTCCTCGAGCGGACGCAAGGACGAAGAAGATGGTGGTGGCTCAGAAACTGAACCAGAGGATGACGATGTTCATGAGGTCTTTACCCCTCCTCAGAGCCTTTTGGCATTGGAACGTCAAGCTCTAGTTCAAAGCTTTGGAAGTGCAATAAGTGCCAGCTCCTCGACAAACAAGTTCACCAGCGAGACTCAAGCTGATTTGGACGCTGCCATGATCCTTGTTGGTATGGGCAAGAGCTGA
- a CDS encoding coatomer subunit gamma: MATKRDEDPGVGSFYNNKSTIIQEARVFNESPISDSFGTQEATNLFFGTTKLFQNKDAALRQMVYLAVKELSTTAEDVIMVTSSIMKDMQGNLDAVYRPNAIRALCRIIDSTRHLASHPALVSSYHLFPVSKDVIKRWVNEAQEALNTKPTSSYFNPISSSGWGSRSQPDQQQVLPSTTFVTQYHALGLLYLIRQQDRMAVTKMIQQFGGGKGGASGTLKNPMALCMLVRYAAKIMEEDPKKQYATSNMDLLESWLRHKSDMVNFEAARVICEFQAKASTPLPVLTKAVSVLQLFLSSPKPVQKFAAIRTLKRGYVCDHNSTQDRKRGLCRPLMKQITGFMAEISDEFKVIVVSAVRALCLKFPSKQALMLSFLAGVLRDEGGYEFKRAVVEALFDMVARVAEARDAALAHLCEFIEDCEFTKLSVRILYLLGVGVPSRLSLRNTFDTSTTASFLRMQLFVRLLYQVSLNSGECYRCCDEEEHDEVRDRAAMYLKVIEEEELAQTYVKDEGVFSLAALESKLVAYVNDTDAQTESFDASEIPRISKDQAKAESARPSALDATLAINAPKAATPAAAAPSAAETQSNYAEQLAAVPELASYGPVLGSSVKPVQLTESETEYVVACVKHLFKEHVVFQFNVTNTLPDTLLEQVVVTMAPSEETGASFTEDFIIPIPALSAASPSGAVYVSHTREVDPTSGEPEEDGYEDEYNLEDVEISAGDWIRGSFVYLPASAMDSIKGALVLFGYLQQVIDGAPSSCVRLAHRNPRNGAPGWDRKPTSKSVHTLQLSGFVVGGGGKVLARCRMTYAAGDGVTLELGVRAEKEEAARLVVGARQRKS, translated from the exons ATGGCCACCAAGCGGGACGAAGATCCCGGCGTCGGGTCAttctacaacaacaaaagcACGATCATTCAAGAAGCGCGCGTCTTCAACGAGTCTCCTATCA GCGATAGTTTTGGTACTCAAGAAGCGACGAATTTGTTCTTTGGGACTACAAAGTTGTTTCAAAATAAAGAT GCAGCGCTGAGACAGATGGTGTACCTGGCTGTTAAAGAGCTATCAACGACTGCCGAAGATGTGATCATGGTAACGAGCAGCATCATGAAAGATATGCAAGGCAACCTTGATGCGGTCTACCGACCAAACGCAATTCGCGCTCTATGCAGGATCATCGAC TCGACAAGGCACCTAGCATCGCACCCCGCTCTTGTGTCCTCGTACCACCTCTTCCCAGTCTCAAAGGACGTCATCAAACGATGGGTCAACGAGGCCCAAGAGGCGTTGAACACCAAACCCACTTCCTCCTACTTTAATCCCATCTCTTCTTCGGGCTGGGGATCCAGGTCCCAGCCAGACCAACAACAAGTACTCCCATCGACAACATTTGTTACCCAGTACCATGCTCTAGGATTGTTGTACTTGATCCGACAGCAAGATCGCATGGCGGTGACCAAGATGATTCAGCAGTTTGGCGGAGGAAAGGGCGGAGCGAGTGGTACGCTCAAGAATCCTATGGCACTTTGTATGCTCGTTCGTTACGCTGCCAAGATCATGGAGGAAGATCCCAA GAAACAGTATGCAACGTCAAATATGGATCTCCTCGAGTCATGGTTGCGTCACAAGTCTGACATGGTCAACTTTGAAGCTGCACGCGTCATTTGCGAGTTCCAAGCCAAGGCGAGCACACCTCTGCCCGTCCTCACCAAGGCGGTTTCGGTTCTCCAGTTGTTCTTGTCTTCCCCAAAGCCGGTTCAAAAGTTTGCGGCGATTAGGACCTTGA AgcgtggctacgtatgcgaTCACAACTCTACTCAAG ACCGGAAACGAGGCCTCTGTCGACCGCTCATGAAGCAAATCACCGGCTTCATGGCCGAAATCAGCGACGAATTCAAAGTCATCGTCGTCTCGGCCGTGCGTGCCCTGTGTCTCAAGTTCCCGTCCAAACAAGCGCTTATGCTGTCTTTCCTTGCGGGCGTGCTGCGCGACGAAGGAGGCTACGAATTCAAACGCGCCGTCGTCGAGGCGTTGTTTGATATGGTCGCCAGAGTGGCCGAGGCCCGAGATGCGGCGCTCGCGCATTTGTGCGAATTTATTGAAGATTGCGAGTTTACCAAGTTGAGTGTGAGGATATTATATCTTCTTGGTGTGGGGGTCCCAAGTCGCCTCAGCCTACGAAATACATTCG ATACATCTACAACCGCGTCGTTCTTGAGAATGCAATTGTTCGTGCGGCTGCTGTATCAAGTCTCGCTAAATTCGGGTGAATGCTATCGATGTTGCGATGAGGAGGAGC ACGACGAAGTCCGTGACCGAGCGGCAATGTATCTCAAGGTCAttgaagaagaagaattggCGCAGACATATGTCAAGGATG AGGGTGTATTCTCCCTGGCGGCTCTTGAATCCAAGCTGGTCGCGTACGTAAATGATACCGACGCCCAAACCGAATCGTTCGATGCGTCCGAAATTCCGAGGATCAGCAAGGATCAAGCCAAGGCTGAGAGTGCTC GTCCATCAGCATTGGATGCTACTTTGGCTATTAATGCGCCTAAAGCGGCGACGCCCGCAGCCGCAGCACCTAGCGCAGCAGAAACCCAATCCAACTATGCGGAGCAACTTGCTGCTGTGCCCGAGTTGGCTTCGTATGGGCCTGTGCTTGGGAGCAGCGTCAAGCCTGTGCAGCTCACCGAGAGCGAGACTGAATATGTGGTTGCGTGTGTAAAGCATTTGTTCAAGGAACATGTTGTATTCCAG TTCAACGTGACAAACACATTGCCCGACACATTGCTAGAGCAAGTGGTAGTTACCATGGCGCCTTCAGAGGAGACGGGAGCTTCCTTTACAGAGGACTTTATCATTCCTATTCCGGCACTGAGTGCTGCCTCGCCATCCGGTGCCGTCTACGTCTCGCATACAAGA GAAGTGGACCCTACCAGTGGGGAGCCTGAAGAAGACGGATATGAGGATGAATACAATTTGGAAGATGTGGAAATTAGTGCCGGGGATTGGATTAGGGGAAGCTTTGTGTATTTGCCAGCGA GTGCCATGGATAGTATCAAAGGTGCGCTCGTCTTATTTGGGTATCTTCAGCAAGTGATTGATGGAGCGCCATCTAGCTGCGTGCGACTCGCTCATCGAAATCCTCGGAATGGAGCCCCTGGGTGGGACAGAAAACCGACGAGCAAATCGGTGCATACGTTGCAGTTGAGTGGATTTGTAGTCGGGGGAGGTGGAAAAGTGCTGGCTCGGTGTCGAATGACGTATGCCGCTGGTGACGGTGTAACACTCGAGTTGGGGGTTCGGGCTGAGAAGGAAGAGGCTGCGAGATTGGTGGTTGGGGCTAGACAGCGAAAATCATAA
- a CDS encoding pantothenate kinase — MPEVPIPSAQVIQVDTRGALILGEDSPATRDSRGIYLPNHIEPVSHIAVDIGGSLAKVVYFTRSASSPQAKAESPSSPGFSTR; from the exons ATGCCCGAGGTTCCAATCCCTAGTGCACAAGTCATCCAAGTCGATACCCGTGGTGCCCTGATTCTCGGCGAAGACTCTCCTGCG ACCCGAGACAGCCGCGGGATATATCTCCCAAACCACATTGAGCCTGTTTCGCATATCGCCGTCGAT ATTGGCGGATCGCTAGCCAAGGTTGTGTACTTTACCCGTTCGGCGTCGTCCCCACAAGCCAAAGCCGAGTCGCCCTCGTCCCCCGGTTTTTCGACAAGGTAG
- a CDS encoding pantothenate kinase, translating to MTSVSDLLQRRAAVNHFPGGSLNFERFETESIDDCTDFICQLIDRSARINRVSIAEMRRSVKIMATGGGAYRYCDMLRTRTVYYFSDDLIRSVRAPHQFLPASPSNEPLERPSPNPPEYQVAFAAPPTASNPHLPCLVVNIGSGVSILRVDASGQFERVSGSALGGGTLWGLLSLLTGATSFDEMLALSERGDHSKVDMLVGDIYGNESGGTDKLGLKANVIASSFGKVFKKGKGAERGSFAPEDISRSLLYAISNNIGHIAYMNAEKYGLKRIYFGGCFIRGHATTIATLSYAIRFWSKGSMRAMFLRHEGFLGSIGAWIKNIDQSNTTSPSSPTAHHPRRHPTPQSRRHIAPRSLFSLKTSLSLS from the exons ATGACGAGTGTCAGCGACTTGCTCCAGCGCAGAGCAGCCGTGAACCACTTTCCGGGCGGATCTCTCAACTTTGAGCGCTTCGAGACCGAATCTATCGACGATTGCACAGATTTTATATGCCAGTTGATCGACCGGAGTGCCAGGATTAACAGGGTCAGCATTGCCGAGATGAGGAGGAGCGTCAAGATTATGGCCACCGGGGGCGGGGCATACAG ATACTGTGATATGCTTCGAACGCGAACGG TCTACTACTTTTCCGATGACCTCATTCGCTCCGTTCGTGCCCCCCACCAATTCCTACCTGCCTCTCCCTCAAACGAACCTCTTGAACGACCGAGTCCAAATCCACCCGAGTATCAAGTCGCGTTTGCTGCTCCTCCCACCGCTTCAAACCCGCATTTGCCATGCTTGGTGGTCAATATCGGCAGCGGTGTCTCTATTCTCAGGGTAGATGCTTCAGGCCAGTTCGAGCGTGTGTCGGGTAGCGCTCTGGGTGGAGGAACACTCTGGGGCCTGCTTTCCCTCCTAACAGGCGCCACGTCCTTTGACGAAATGCTCGCGCTTTCGGAACGAGGAGATCATTCCAAAGTCGACATGCTCGTCGGCGATATCTATGGCAACGAATCCGGCGGGACCGATAAGCTTGGCCTCAAGGCTAACGTTATTGCCTCTAGTTTCGGAAAAGTGTTCAAAAAGGGCAAGGGGGCTGAGCGTGGTAGCTTTGCACCGGAGGATATCAGCAGGAGTTTATTGTATGCCATCTCGAACAATATCGGGCATATTGC ATACATGAATGCGGAAAAGTATGGCCTGAAGAGAATCTACTTTGGAGGGTGTTTCATTCGAG GTCATGCAACAACAATCGCTACACTTTCTTATGCGATTCGGTTCTGGAGCAAGGGTTCGATGAGGGCAATGTTCCTGAGGCACGAAGGGTTCCT AGGGTCAATTGGCGCATGGATCAAGAATATTGACCAGAGCAACACTACATCTCCCTCCTCGCCGACGGCTCATCATCCCCGACGACACCCGACGCCCCAGTCCCGTCGACACATAGCGCCCCGGTCTTTGTTCTCACTCAAAACTAGCCTCTCCCTTTCCTAG
- a CDS encoding cytidylyltransferase domain-containing protein, whose translation MSDESLPIPRKPLTAPKKFLTRHSSQLSADSPLYDASEEDNDDLDSASTVSVPHVRNHHIPTSPLAHSARTRAAARTASGPNRHATSHLAIESDTGVDSPTYDGDIESSTAAPTPTMRATEPDAVTGAPSLNLPSRQSSTLSSMDTPVSGKPYSERVIPTGPVSPLPPVTAAPTHPGETETVVKNPDDAMLSPADIIAFVQAAIDGTVKERTYRTNPPPTGRPVRIYADGVYDLFHFGHALQLRQAKLSFPNVHLIVGVCSDALVEQHKAPTVMTHTERCECVRHCRWVDEVVADAPWVVTQEFVDLHKIDYVAHDEDPYAGSDGTTDIYQMLKDQGKFLPTRRTPGEWDPKLVRSGYPELQSTSMPGTPQLRSRAHTPPPHSPLGGLGSPLKTLTSAITAIGKAAGGSGTISPHKLDSPAKTPPAV comes from the exons ATGTCGGACGAATCTCTACCGATTCCACGCAAGCCGCTTACCGCACCTAAGAAGTTCTTAACCAGACATTCCAGCCAGCTCAGTGCCGATTCGCCATTAT ACGATGCATCAGAAGAGGATAATG ACGACTTGGACTCTGCATCGACCGTATCTGTTCCGCACGTGCGCAACCACCACATACCTACATCCCCTCTCGCCCACAG TGCCAGGACACGCGCAGCAGCACGTACCGCATCCGGCCCAAACCGCCACGCTACCAGTCATCTTGCGATTGAATCTGACACTGGCGTAGATAGCCCCACCTACGACGGAGATATCGAGTCTTCAACGGCCGCCCCAACCCCCACCATGCGCGCTACCGAACCAGACGCTGTCACTGGCGCTCCGAGTCTAAACCTTCCCAGTCGCCAGTCCTCGACACTGAGCTCGATGGACACACCTGTTAGTGGTAAACCCTACTCCGAGAGGGTTATTCCTACCGGGCCTGTGTCTCCTTTGCCACCAGTAACGGCCGCGCCTACACACCCCGGAGAGACGGAAACGGTGGTCAAGAACCCAGACGATGCGATGCTCAGCCCTGCAGATATAATTGCATTCGTCCAAGCTGCAATCGACGGGACCGTCAAGGAGCGTACTTACCGTACAAACCCACCTCCGACAGGGAGACCAGTAAGAATCTACGCGGATGGGGTCTATGATCTTTTTCATTTTGG CCATGCGCTACAACTTCGTCAGGCAAAGCTTTCTTTCCCCAACGTGCACTTGATCGTGGGTGTCTGTTCTGATGCTCTGGTCGAGCAACATAAAGCTCCGACAGTAATGACCCATACCGAACGATGCGAGTGTGTAAGACATTGTCGATGGGTCGACGAAGTGGTTGCAGACGCACCTTGGGTAGTCACCCAAGAATTCGTAGATCTTCACAAGATTGACTATGTTGCCCATGATGAAGACCCGTATGCTGGAAGCGACGGAACTACGGATATCTACCAAATGCTCAAGGACCAAG GTAAATTCCTCCCAACGAGACGAACCCCT GGAGAATGGGACCCTAAACTCGTCCGGTCCGGATACCCAGAGCTCCAGTCCACGTCAATGCCAGGAACACCCCAACTACGGTCCCGGGCACATACCCCACCGCCTCACAGCCCACTGGGAGGGCTAGGATCACCTTTGAAGACTTTAACTTCTGCGATTACTGCGATCGGAAAGGCTGCGGGTGGGTCTGGGACGATTAGCCCTCACAAGTTGGACTCGCCTGCCAAGACACCTCCAGCCGTGTAG